The Pirellulales bacterium genome includes a region encoding these proteins:
- a CDS encoding PEP-CTERM sorting domain-containing protein, with the protein MSRNLNRALRLLCCLAAAAPLAFGLRTAKADILSVVTSSSNVNIGLSVGAFIDDEGNTNNPVTGNPYAPGDTNPDDGNPVTFFSLGNAVGQGDPSVPPSVLGPFGVTPVLSNGLTTSLNGTVDVTPGGFSINSANLGLNISGAWQPGNGVDVTGPPAPGELGAYVDLGNVIPGEYLLASLNSTLLSVNTSGPLTLDGLGNFSDSNGTLNLVSTTLAGFAAGPLAAPVNTTITNQASTTTLAGNYSVVGGVPTLNLPFSATSYTNLQPSTGLALYAQITESGTVVATQVPEPGTFVLMAGALVGACVYRFRRTRR; encoded by the coding sequence GCTCCGCTGGCCTTCGGCCTGCGAACCGCTAAAGCGGATATCTTGAGCGTTGTCACCTCGTCCAGCAATGTGAACATCGGGCTCAGCGTGGGTGCCTTCATCGATGATGAGGGGAATACCAACAACCCGGTCACCGGCAATCCCTACGCTCCGGGCGATACCAATCCGGACGACGGCAACCCTGTGACGTTCTTCTCTCTCGGGAATGCCGTCGGGCAAGGCGATCCTTCGGTACCCCCTTCGGTGCTTGGTCCTTTTGGAGTTACTCCGGTCCTTAGCAATGGTTTGACGACATCGCTGAATGGCACTGTGGACGTCACCCCCGGTGGCTTCTCGATTAACAGCGCCAACTTGGGACTGAATATCAGTGGTGCCTGGCAGCCGGGTAACGGCGTCGACGTCACGGGTCCTCCGGCGCCGGGTGAGCTTGGTGCCTACGTTGACCTGGGCAACGTTATTCCTGGGGAGTATCTCCTGGCGTCATTGAATTCGACGCTGCTCAGTGTTAACACGTCCGGACCGCTGACTTTGGATGGATTGGGAAACTTCAGCGATTCCAATGGGACGTTGAACCTGGTTAGCACCACCCTCGCCGGATTTGCCGCTGGCCCCTTGGCGGCCCCGGTGAACACGACCATCACCAATCAGGCGTCGACGACGACCCTGGCCGGCAACTACAGCGTGGTGGGTGGCGTGCCGACATTGAACCTGCCGTTTAGTGCGACCTCGTACACCAACCTGCAGCCCTCGACCGGTCTGGCGCTGTACGCTCAGATCACCGAGAGTGGCACGGTTGTGGCTACGCAAGTGCCCGAACCGGGTACGTTCGTACTGATGGCTGGCGCCTTGGTCGGTGCTTGCGTCTATCGCTTCCGTCGCACCCGCCGCTAG
- a CDS encoding methyltransferase domain-containing protein, translated as MLNDHRLFFRQFRENFHTTGSIAPSSRWLARALARHVAGEKPRRRILEVGPGTGAVTRWIVPALGATDSFDLVEMNGEFVARLHSRFAAEPALQAAAPRVRILHQAIEDLAADGGYDAIVSGLPLNNFSGELVERLLGKLVGLLAPGGTLSFFEYVAVRPAKLAICRGSERLRLREISGHLRRLLDRHEFQRQCVLRNVPPAWVHHVRITPAVS; from the coding sequence ATGCTCAACGATCACCGCCTGTTCTTCCGCCAGTTCCGCGAGAACTTTCATACCACCGGTTCGATCGCCCCCAGCAGCCGCTGGCTAGCGCGGGCACTGGCCCGCCACGTGGCCGGCGAAAAACCGCGCCGCAGGATTTTGGAAGTCGGACCGGGCACCGGCGCCGTGACGCGCTGGATCGTGCCGGCCCTTGGCGCGACCGACTCGTTCGACCTGGTTGAAATGAACGGCGAGTTCGTGGCCCGGCTGCACAGCCGGTTCGCAGCCGAGCCCGCGCTACAAGCTGCGGCGCCTCGCGTGCGGATCCTGCACCAGGCCATCGAGGACCTGGCTGCCGATGGAGGCTACGACGCCATCGTTTCCGGCTTGCCGCTGAACAACTTCTCGGGCGAGCTTGTCGAGCGGCTGCTGGGCAAGCTCGTCGGGCTACTAGCTCCCGGGGGTACGCTATCTTTTTTTGAGTACGTGGCCGTCCGGCCGGCAAAGTTGGCCATCTGCCGCGGCAGCGAACGACTTCGCCTGCGGGAAATCAGCGGCCATCTCAGGCGGCTGCTCGACCGCCATGAATTCCAACGCCAGTGCGTACTGCGCAATGTGCCACCCGCTTGGGTACATCACGTGCGCATCACGCCGGCGGTTTCCTGA